In Corylus avellana chromosome ca8, CavTom2PMs-1.0, the genomic stretch taccaaaggaataactaaaactctaagacattcaatttaacgctcaccatatatgatctctcttagcaaagcctccgacgaactctcttgggtgaaaattcgtacccCTCACTCCTATAAtggcctccgacgaactctcttgggtgaaaattcgtacccCTCACtcctataatgatgtatatatatatatatatatatatatatatatatatatatatagtacaacaaaccctagacctgggcccactaaaaacacgtttttgggcataataggtacggggtgtccggacaagGCCTTGCGAGCAAAAAACATGCTTGCTGGAATTCGTGTCTGGACACCCCCTGCAAAGGACATTCCATCGGTCCTTGATCAATAGCTTCGATCGATGAGTTTGTGGTacgattgagctgaaactttgcagggacgttcatgacacatgaatccacGTTATGAACGGTGGCGATTgaattctgagcattctatatcagtgtttgagcctgtggATAGTAGGCTCttcattttggaaccgaattaagccaacataaatactaacaaaactaaaagattacatcAAAAATAAGGTAATTTGAAGGCATACAAACAAAAAGTTTATAAAGTTAATTTACCAAGGGTGTCACCACATGGAACTCCTTTCCTTGAGCCCAAGCTATGTAATTATAGTCAACAGTCCCACCCTTGTCATCACCAACCACAAACTCTGTGGCCAAAATTGAAGGGACAAGAATTGCTACAATCGCAAGGATGAAGAAATATTGGGAAGATGCCATTGATTCTCTCTAATGGATCTCAAAAAACTAGAAATAGTGGGTATTTATAAGGCTTCGtttatttcgacgtaaaatggtttccgtcagaaaatatttttagggaagttATTTTTCCTGAAAATCTTTTCTGTCATAAaaattttacggcgtttaccgcGCGCacggaaaaaaaatttaaaaaaaaaatttatatatatattttttccaataaggttccCACTGGGACCTGCCCcggacctgcctaggacttgaccaggacccgtcCGAGACTTGTTCGAGACCCTTTTCGGACCTGTCAGGAACTCGCacaagacttgaccgggacccgcccgggacttgcccgggacctgcctgggacccgaTCGGGACCTGACCAAGACTTGACTTGGACTTGACTGGGACAtgaccgggacttgctcgggaccccaccaggacctgcccggcacttgaccggaacccgccCAAGACTTTaatgggacttgaccgggacctgcctaggacccgcccaagacttgaccgggacttgcccaggagtTGACCCAGACCTCATCGGGACCCGCTTggaacttgaccgggacccgcccaggaccccATCgaaacttgaccgggactttattggaaaaaatatataacaaaataaaaaatatatatatttttcgtgCACacatttttagggaaaatgacttccctgaaaatattttNNNNNNNNNNNNNNNNNNNNNNNNNNNNNNNNNNNNNNNNNNNNNNNNNNNNNNNNNNNNNNNNNNNNNNNNNNNNNNNNNNNNNNNNNNNNNNNNNNNNAAATCCATTTTATAAAGGATTTATTACGATCTTCACTTTGCTGCATTGAGAGGTGACATGCACCATTGACAACTTTCAAGTTGTAATGCTGAATCATGAAATGCTTCTTGGACACCATCGACATGAACAACGCCCTGAATTGGCTGATTCTGGTAATTTTGCACTTTACTCTCACAAACCAAAGACTCATGGTCCATATGGCTCAAACAAAGGCAAACACACATATCAAAACCATAGCAACAATCAACCTCACCGAAACTCCAAAGGTAACTTCTCAAAGAATCACAATCACACTATATATaatagcttttttatttttattttttcttatatatatatgtttcctatttgttcttacattttttttttttttttttataaaaatcttAACATAGTCCCCAATGAAGGGCCAAAAtatgagagaagagaaaagagagaaaaattttgggttaaaataatAGATATGGAAGCTAAAGTGCTACGGGGAGCAATACGGAAGATAAGAGGTTATAAGAAAGTTGTAAATGCTTTTATACTGTCTATTGTCCCGAAAAATGTTACTCAACATTTTCAAGTAATGTcttttagcatttatttattattatttttttttttatgaggcaCATTCACATATacttttaagaaaacaaaaaagaaaaaaaaaaagaagctaaagtATCCTTTGGCTTATTGTTGCCATAATGTTTGGCTCAttttttggcatattgttgTTAAAGGCTTATTTCTTGTCATCCCTGTTGGTTGCCACAAAATCTAGCGAGTTTCCGGCCACCCTCCCTGCCTATGACATCCACCGCTAtcgtcttaaaaaaaaaaaaaaaaaaatcaaactcaagattCCACAATTGTTCACCTTGAGTTGAGgggatgttaaaatatattatgagatttgatttcaattatcTTACTGTAATTAATTCTAATCTCctataatcagatttgattgGATCTCCTACCTTTTAAGTAATCATGTTATCTCCATATTTGTATTATTCTCATCTACCctagttttcctataaatatgattGTTTTCTATCATAAATGTTAtcaaatcaataaaaacaaaatatagttCTTAAAGACTTATTTTTCTGTCTCTTTTTATTGGTAACCCTCTCTCCTTCCCCTCCCTTTATTTttcacttctaaaaaaaaaaaaaatcaacatctttttaaaattactttttttcacttttttctcgCAAAAGTCAACctcttattactattttttttataaaaaaaaataataattaaaaaaaaaagatgtcaaAAGGATTTACCAAACACCATCATGTTTACACCGCTCATTTCCTTTGTTATTATGTTTTCCTTCATGAGGATAACGTCTATAAAGGACCTGGTGTTGTGCCTACCAATAAGAATAGGCCACCTAGGATTATTGCATCATTTCAAATAGGCACCAAAACAcaagattatataggtttttccatttttttttttttttaagaaattgcaAGAGGGCTGAGGGTGGCTCGCCGCCACCCCCAGCCCCTCTGGGTGGCCGACGAGCCACCCCATATGGGCGAAGGTGGCCgtgtggccacccccaacccatttggggtggccaacgagccaccccatgggtggaggTGGCCTGCGCTGGCCACCCAAGCAGATCTGGGGTGGCTCTCCGTCCACCTCATATGGACTGGGATGGTCGCGTGGCCTTCCCCAGCCCATCTGGGGTGGCTGGCGTAGCCACCCATGGCGTACGAGGTGGCGGCAAGCCGCCCCTACCTCCCTTTGgagccaccccaagtgggggtggggtggccagccagccacccttttgtttttttatagggataattacattttcccctcatcaactacaacgcattgtcactttgcccacATGAACTGACAACACTActgcccgaccctatcaaactacaattttgtgcccaaaaccatCATTCTGTCAgccaaaggcgttaactcagacggccAACCCGTCACGTGAGCCCCACATGAAAGACTCTTGAaatgacaatgtgttgtagttaatgggggcaaagtgataatgcgttgtagttgacgGGAGAAAAATGtgggatagaaaatttcaagatggcatgtggggCGCACGTGACGAGTTAACCGTCTGAGTTAAAGCCTTTGACTAACAGAAGGGGGGTTTTGagcacaaaatgatagtttgatagggtcgggcaATAGGATTGTcaattcatgggggcaaagttaCAAtatgttgtagttgatgggggaaaaggaaattacccattttttaaataattaattggttttttaattatttttctttatatattttgtataatctggtgtggtagtgtttatttcttaaacttaagATTTTTCTAATTGCTGAGGTGTCAATGGCtgattggtgggcacaaaggaaCTGGTTTACACTagctccttatagaagttatcctcttCCTTCACTTGCCGACTATAGGATTCAGAacatatgataatatatttacACCACTTAGAAAGGTCAAGCCACTGAGAAAAGAGAAGTGaaacatttctcaaatttttgtttaaaagttggttctcaaatgatgtatcATCATCACATGAGctttattcttttgaaaaatgtgtcaccaacttGTAAGAAGGTAACACATcattttggaattaattttttatgaaatttttttagaagaatagtATTTCTCCTGAGGAAATTTCCACCCTCTCTTTATAATGTTAAATATCCTAAGCCCCACCTGCTGTTTgcatgataatttaacaaatatgctCAAACATAGTATTTGGTACAAATATAGAGCACAAATGGTTTATAATTCAGAACACGAGTACTACTATAAGTCAATAAATTCATATCCAATACAATGCAAACAATTAATGAATTCAATACACtccacaaacataaaaatagaattttaacTATAGTACTATTGATCTAACTTTAAaccatgatcatcacaaggatGCCAAAAATAGCAGTCATCCACTAATAATATATAGTTGTAACGCTTCCCTTACCTACTGATACGGGAGAAGGTGCTGGAGACTCTGTTATGGCAAGCTTTTGATTGTTAATCTGACAATGATTGGCAACACCACAAATATACCAATTTCTTCCCAAGATTGCTAGGGTAATCACATCATTTCCACTAACCAAGGCCTCAGTTCCCAACGGTGCCACACATTGTTGGAAGCCAATTTCATTGACTTCAAGAACAATATGGGATCCCGGTGTATACTTGAAAACTGCACCAAGAACTTGATTCTTCCatcatcaatcaaactaaaaagaaatatatttacaCGAATTAATtgacaaataaataagaaacaaaaagaatccACTAGCAACCCTTTAAAAACAAGGCAACCTCAAAgtcgagtaatgctatgtaACAAAATCTGAATGgaaatgattttcctttacaaaaattggagtaatgctatggGAGTGACTCCCCGTCCactttttgtaaaggaaaaaactttCTATCGTGATGAAatataatcaatactttaatgcTCCGCCTCATGTATGATCatctcaaactcccttttaataggtgagacccaacatctgaaatatttaattaaatagaggtGAATTGATGAAATTAAGATTCGATCGCATGGCCTATGGCTTTGAtgccatattaaatcatcacttatccaaaaaaatttaatcaatattttaaagcTGATAGCAAGAATGTATATTTAATCAAACTTTAACAAAGCGTCTACTAGAAAGCAAGCATCGGCAAATAAAACTTGAAAAACGCTTAACGACTCAAAAAACTTGTTTAACAcaatttatgtggaattaatactatgaagcaagaaacaattcaatcaccaaaatatataaagcaataaagaggcagacactaatattttggttacgaagagaaaaccttttaaaaatcgatttaaaagtaaaacatctccggggcagccaaacccaagaaatcactatcaaaatattatccagagattacaaacactaggaacacttacaaccctttgtaagaccttggctctgtaaaaTCGACAAGCcgacaactcgtctccttgctcacaatcttcttcaatgtgattctcctttactggACCCTTCCAATaaacttctcaaccgtagatttaccaaaggaataactaaaactctaagacattcaatttaacgctcaccatatatgatctctcttagcaaagcctccgacgaactctcttgggtgaaaattcgtacccCTCACTCCTATAAtggcctccgacgaactctcttgggtgaaaattcgtacccCTCACtcctataatgatgtatatatatatatatatatatatatatatatatatatatatatatatatatatatatatatcagtacaacaaaccctagacctgggcccactaaaaacacgtttttgggcataataggtacggggtgtccggacaagGCCTTGCGAGCAAAAAACATGCTTGCTGGAATTCGTGTCTGGACACCCCCTGCAAAGGACATTCCATCGGTCCTTGATCAATAGCTTCGATCGATGAGTTTGTGGTacgattgagctgaaactttgcagggacgttcatgacacatgaatccacGTTATGAACGGTGGCGATTgaattctgagcattctatatcagtgtttgagcctgtggATAGTAGGCTCttcattttggaaccgaattaagccaacataaatactaacaaaactaaaagattacatcAAAAATAAGGTAATTTGAAGGCATACAAACAAAAAGTTTATAAAGTTAATTTACCAAGGGTGTCACCACATGGAACTCCTTTCCTTGAGCCCAAGCTATGTAATTATAGTCAACAGTCCCACCCTTGTCATCACCAACCACAAACTCTGTGGCCAAAATTGAAGGGACAAGAATTGCTACAATCGCAAGGATGAAGAAATATTGGGAAGATGCCATTGATTCTCTCTAATGGATCTCAAAAAACTAGAAATAGTGGGTATTTATAAGGCTTCGtttatttcgacgtaaaatggtttccgtcagaaaatatttttagggaagttATTTTTCCTGAAAATCTTTTCTGTCATAAaaattttacgg encodes the following:
- the LOC132190857 gene encoding blue copper protein 1a-like, which codes for MASSQYFFILAIVAILVPSILATEFVVGDDKGGTVDYNYIAWAQGKEFHVNQVLGAVFKYTPGSHIVLEVNEIGFQQCVAPLGTEALVSGNDVITLAILGRNWYICGVANHCQINNQKLAITESPAPSPVSNQPIQGVVHVDGVQEAFHDSALQLESCQWCMSPLNAAK